The sequence CGGAATAAAAATCCAAAATTGCCATCCGGAGGAACGAGATGGCGGAAAACTACGACCTGACTGTAATCGGCGGAGGCCCAGGAGGATATGTGGCCGCCATTCGAGCAGCACAACTCGGATTGAACGTTTGTCTAGTAGAAAAAGAAAAACTAGGCGGGGTCTGTTTGAACTGGGGTTGTATTCCCACTAAAGCGCTTTTAGAATCCGCACATTTATTGGAGTCTATTCGCAAATCAGACTCCTTCGGCCTTAAGGTAGAAAAAGCCTCTCCGGATTTTCCAAATATAATCAAACGTTCCAGAGGTGTCGCAGACACAATGTCTAACGGAGTTGAATTCTTGATGAAGAAGAATAAGATTTCCGTAAAGAAAGGAAACGCAGTTTTCAAAGACAAAAATACGATCTGGCTTCCGGACACTTCTAAAGAAGAGATACAATCTGAATATTTTATAATCGCAACAGGCGCAAGGCCCAAAGAATTTCCAGGACTTCCATTCGATGGGGACAAGGTTCTATCCAGTAAACATGCAATGATACAGGACTCCCCTCCTAAAACTTTAGCGATCATCGGTGCAGGAGCTATCGGAATAGAATTTGCGGACTTCTACTCTAGTATGGGGACCCAAGTCACAGTTGTGGAGATGCAGGACAAGATCCTTCCATTAGAAGATGCTGAAATATCCAACTTACTCAATCGTTCCTTCGTAAAAAGAGGCATACAGATCCTAACAAGCGTAGGAGTTTCGGAACCTAAACTAGAATCGGATGGAGTTTCTATTCTTCTGAAAGGAGAAGGTATCCCGCCGGAAGGTGAAAGAAAAAAATTCGATAAGGTATTGGTTGCCATAGGAGTCACTCCGAATACGGAAGGAATCCATTTGGAAGAGATAGGAGTATTTCTCCAGAAGGGATTTATCAAAGTGGATACTAAATATAAAACCAAGGTCCCGAATATCTACGCAATCGGAGATTGTATTGGAGCACCTTTACTCGCTCATGTGGCTTCGACAGAAGGAGTGAAAGCTGCAGAAGCGATCTCCATCCAAAGCAAAAATCCTCATGGACTGGTTTATGAACCGTTGGATTATCTTAAAATCCCTGCCTGTACATACTGCCATCCAGAAGTCGCATCAGTCGGCCTAAAGGAAGAAGAAGCCAAAAAATTAGGCATAGACGTGGTCCTAGGAAAATTCCCATTTAGAGCGAACGGTAGGGCGCAAGCCTTAGGGGAAGTCGAAGGAATGGTAAAACTAGTGGCGGACCGCAAGACTGGAGAAGTATTAGGAGCTCATCTGATCGGACCGAATGTCACCGAAATTTTAGGAGAGATCAATCTAGGAATGGGTTGCGAATTGACTTTGAAAGAGATTGCGGGAAGGATACATGCCCATCCTACACTTTCAGAATCCGTAATGGAAGCGGCAGGACAGGCTTTAGGCGAAGCGATTAATATCTAACAAGATTTAAGCGGAAACGTTCGATTCTTCCAAAGATCCAGTGAATAGGATATCCATCTTATTCACTTTAAACTCCTTAGGTAGTTTGGAATCGATGGTTATTAGCTCCGCATCTAGATCGTGGAATTTCCCGGACTTCTCATCGAAGAAATGGAAATGATCGTCAATATTGCTATCGAATACCGACTTTCCCAAACAGGAAAATTTAAATTCCCTTAACAGACCGGCAGATACTAAAACGTTTAGGGTATTATAAACGGTTGCCAAACTCATCTTCAAAGAACGTTTATCTACCCATTCTTTTACTTCTTCCGCAGTTGGATGATCCGCCTCACAAAGTACGTATTGGCAAATGGAAATCCTTTGCATGGTCGGCTGTATCGATACCGATTTTAATCTACTCTCTATTTCGTCCGGAGTCAGGCAGTATTGTTTGTGTTTACCTAAAACATTCATGGTTGTTCGGTTCTCTCTAAGGCCTATATATCTGACGGTCCGAAAGGCCCGAATATAAAGCAAAAAGTCTAGATGATATGAATTCCTATTAGGATCGTGCAAAAAAGGAAGGATTTATGCAATCCAAAAAAAGAAGGCCAAAAAAACCCGAGAAATCATGGATTTTCCTTTGAAACCTATTCGAATCTCTATAACCTGACGAAAAATCTTCGAAAAGCAGAGAATGATGAGAAACAAATTTTTTACTACCCTACTCTTTCTCTCCCTGATCCTAAACGTTTCCGTTTGGGCAGAAAC comes from Leptospira licerasiae serovar Varillal str. VAR 010 and encodes:
- the lpdA gene encoding dihydrolipoyl dehydrogenase, with the translated sequence MAENYDLTVIGGGPGGYVAAIRAAQLGLNVCLVEKEKLGGVCLNWGCIPTKALLESAHLLESIRKSDSFGLKVEKASPDFPNIIKRSRGVADTMSNGVEFLMKKNKISVKKGNAVFKDKNTIWLPDTSKEEIQSEYFIIATGARPKEFPGLPFDGDKVLSSKHAMIQDSPPKTLAIIGAGAIGIEFADFYSSMGTQVTVVEMQDKILPLEDAEISNLLNRSFVKRGIQILTSVGVSEPKLESDGVSILLKGEGIPPEGERKKFDKVLVAIGVTPNTEGIHLEEIGVFLQKGFIKVDTKYKTKVPNIYAIGDCIGAPLLAHVASTEGVKAAEAISIQSKNPHGLVYEPLDYLKIPACTYCHPEVASVGLKEEEAKKLGIDVVLGKFPFRANGRAQALGEVEGMVKLVADRKTGEVLGAHLIGPNVTEILGEINLGMGCELTLKEIAGRIHAHPTLSESVMEAAGQALGEAINI
- the perRB gene encoding peroxide-responsive transcriptional repressor PerRB, whose product is MNVLGKHKQYCLTPDEIESRLKSVSIQPTMQRISICQYVLCEADHPTAEEVKEWVDKRSLKMSLATVYNTLNVLVSAGLLREFKFSCLGKSVFDSNIDDHFHFFDEKSGKFHDLDAELITIDSKLPKEFKVNKMDILFTGSLEESNVSA